One stretch of Natronobacterium gregoryi SP2 DNA includes these proteins:
- a CDS encoding methyl-accepting chemotaxis protein — MSDENDPADGVVDRIRSSYLAKFALALLVIIVVISIAGVYVHGDAANTLDRDVEEGLTVEAEADAAQLGEWIESNELPTRLISDHPSFADEPDTVQEYLVREQESHLPARVETLRLVNTIDEVTLASTDDSHIGESVSDEPWITQTAFSGYDDVVTSEPYTDDDGSTVITFMSPVPQEPGWVLVMTVDASAVDENFDSSVEETFTEVIRATGGSTQVLFSNHADAGDGELGSYVPNATQRDIPELRDGLDGNSGFLEEATKQSELEDEHVAAYAPVEGSDWVVITHAPSENAYQLSSDIQRGILLFIGLALVGVVFVGGTIGRNTAKSITTLSERAERVRAGEYDVVLESDRRDELGTLYHSIDDMRTSMVDRIEESEEARKRAERKTEEAEQAKETAEAAQQEAEAARQSAEELLEHLQTKANAYRDAMEAAANGDLTRRVDSKSQNEAMEEIGTAYNEMIAEIDHMIGEVSEFAGAVAAESQDVTAGSQEVRDASERVAESVQEISDGASQQHDALQSAANELSGLSATTEEIAASSSEVVDLGKQTSEAAESGQKAASKAASEMDEIGESSEVAVSEIRDLEAEVAHVDELISQISTIADDTGLLALNANVQAARAEGNSNAGRGFSVVAQEVKELAGDTKAAADEVEQRLERIRAQTETSVETVEMTSERIDDAIDQVDDAVEELDQITQYADETNVGIQEIADATDDQAASLEAVSSMVDETATISEETTAEAENVAAAAEEQTSSMANVSDRTRQLAMQASELSERFNDLETTESDTE, encoded by the coding sequence ATGAGCGACGAGAACGACCCCGCCGATGGCGTCGTCGATCGTATCCGGTCGTCGTACCTCGCAAAGTTCGCACTCGCGCTGTTGGTGATCATCGTCGTCATCAGCATCGCGGGCGTCTACGTCCACGGCGACGCGGCAAACACGCTCGACAGAGACGTCGAGGAAGGGCTGACCGTCGAGGCCGAGGCCGATGCCGCGCAGTTGGGCGAGTGGATCGAGAGCAACGAGTTGCCGACGCGGCTGATCTCCGACCATCCCTCGTTCGCTGACGAGCCAGACACAGTCCAGGAGTATCTCGTCAGGGAGCAAGAATCACACCTCCCCGCCCGCGTCGAGACGCTTCGTCTCGTCAACACTATCGACGAGGTCACCCTCGCAAGCACCGACGACTCCCATATCGGCGAAAGCGTCAGCGACGAACCGTGGATCACACAGACGGCGTTCAGCGGCTACGACGACGTCGTCACCTCTGAGCCGTACACCGACGATGACGGCTCGACCGTCATCACGTTCATGAGTCCCGTCCCACAGGAGCCAGGCTGGGTCCTCGTGATGACCGTCGACGCATCGGCGGTCGACGAGAACTTCGACAGTTCGGTCGAGGAGACGTTTACCGAGGTAATTCGGGCAACCGGCGGCTCCACACAGGTCCTGTTCTCGAATCACGCCGACGCTGGCGACGGCGAACTCGGATCGTACGTCCCCAACGCGACCCAGCGGGACATCCCGGAGCTCAGAGACGGCCTCGATGGAAACAGCGGCTTCCTCGAGGAGGCGACGAAACAGTCCGAACTCGAGGACGAACACGTCGCCGCGTACGCTCCGGTCGAGGGAAGCGACTGGGTCGTCATTACGCACGCACCAAGCGAGAACGCCTATCAGTTGAGCAGCGACATCCAGCGTGGAATCTTGCTGTTCATCGGTCTCGCACTCGTCGGGGTCGTCTTCGTCGGCGGGACTATCGGCCGGAACACGGCGAAATCGATCACCACGCTGTCGGAGCGAGCCGAGCGGGTCAGAGCCGGCGAATACGATGTCGTCCTCGAGTCCGATCGGCGGGACGAACTCGGCACGCTCTATCACTCGATCGACGACATGCGAACGTCGATGGTTGATCGGATCGAGGAGTCCGAGGAGGCCCGAAAGCGGGCCGAGCGCAAGACCGAGGAGGCCGAGCAAGCAAAAGAGACCGCAGAAGCGGCCCAGCAAGAGGCCGAAGCGGCTCGTCAGTCGGCTGAGGAACTCCTCGAGCACCTCCAGACGAAAGCGAACGCGTACCGCGATGCGATGGAGGCGGCTGCAAACGGCGACCTGACCAGACGTGTCGATTCGAAGAGTCAGAACGAGGCAATGGAAGAGATCGGCACCGCGTACAACGAGATGATCGCCGAGATCGATCACATGATCGGCGAGGTAAGCGAGTTCGCCGGGGCGGTCGCCGCAGAGAGCCAGGACGTGACGGCCGGAAGCCAGGAAGTCCGTGACGCGAGCGAGCGCGTCGCGGAGTCGGTCCAGGAGATCTCCGACGGTGCGTCCCAGCAACACGACGCACTCCAAAGCGCCGCCAACGAACTGAGTGGTCTGTCGGCGACGACTGAGGAGATCGCTGCTTCCTCCAGCGAGGTCGTTGACCTCGGAAAACAGACGTCAGAGGCGGCCGAGTCCGGCCAGAAAGCGGCCTCGAAGGCTGCCTCGGAGATGGACGAGATCGGCGAGAGTTCCGAGGTAGCCGTCTCGGAGATCCGTGACCTGGAGGCCGAGGTCGCCCACGTCGACGAGCTGATCAGTCAGATATCGACTATCGCGGACGACACGGGCCTCCTCGCGCTCAATGCGAACGTCCAGGCCGCCCGCGCCGAAGGGAACAGCAACGCCGGCCGCGGCTTCAGCGTCGTCGCACAGGAAGTCAAAGAGCTCGCGGGCGACACAAAGGCGGCTGCCGACGAGGTCGAACAACGACTGGAGCGGATCAGGGCTCAGACCGAGACGTCGGTCGAGACCGTCGAGATGACGAGCGAACGGATCGACGACGCGATCGACCAGGTCGACGACGCGGTCGAGGAACTCGACCAGATCACACAGTACGCCGACGAGACGAACGTCGGCATTCAGGAAATCGCCGACGCGACAGACGATCAGGCCGCCTCGCTGGAAGCGGTCTCCTCGATGGTCGACGAAACCGCGACCATCAGCGAGGAAACGACGGCCGAGGCGGAGAACGTCGCGGCTGCTGCCGAGGAGCAGACGAGTTCGATGGCGAACGTCTCCGATCGGACCAGGCAACTCGCCATGCAGGCGTCCGAACTCTCGGAGCGGTTCAACGACCTCGAGACGACCGAGTCCGACACAGAGTGA
- a CDS encoding GNAT family N-acetyltransferase, with translation MYVRDAKNREEVWLLDHIESMGLDDTAFRSRDYVLAIDEHSGEKAGFGRIRIHKVEGDGDRDEVCELTSIGVLEGWRGQGVGAHVVERLVEYAGDDGFETVYALTGEGAYLAQFGFQRMEESVLPAPLRERLDAKRNGVDPDAVAYALAVDEFRMPQRLREAFKHAPEQRSEDGDEESPEDFGIDPDSATYKYDTGQ, from the coding sequence ATGTACGTACGGGACGCGAAAAACAGGGAAGAAGTCTGGCTACTCGATCACATCGAGTCGATGGGGCTCGACGATACGGCGTTCCGTTCCCGTGATTACGTCCTCGCGATCGACGAACACTCCGGCGAAAAGGCCGGCTTCGGCCGGATACGGATCCACAAGGTCGAGGGGGACGGCGACCGGGACGAGGTCTGTGAGCTCACGAGCATCGGCGTCCTCGAGGGCTGGCGCGGTCAGGGTGTCGGCGCACACGTCGTCGAACGTCTCGTCGAGTACGCAGGCGACGACGGATTCGAGACGGTCTACGCGCTAACCGGTGAAGGGGCATACCTCGCCCAGTTTGGCTTCCAACGGATGGAGGAGTCCGTGCTCCCAGCACCGCTTCGAGAGCGACTGGACGCAAAGCGCAACGGGGTCGACCCGGATGCAGTGGCGTACGCGCTTGCCGTCGACGAGTTCCGGATGCCCCAGCGACTTCGGGAGGCGTTCAAACACGCACCCGAGCAGCGGTCGGAGGACGGCGACGAGGAATCCCCAGAGGACTTCGGAATCGACCCCGATTCAGCGACCTACAAGTACGACACCGGACAGTAG
- a CDS encoding ABC transporter substrate-binding protein produces MTKYKTDVFSRRSLLSAGGAVASAGLLAGCSAVENSSVNGGDSLEVVVGSKNFTESILLSYMAYELLDANTDASVVDETNYGNNAETWGAFEDGTIDFYWDYTGTLWLTNPPQNDEPVIGQEEQYEAVKEEAEAEHDLEVLDMAPFENTWALVTHQETIAETGIETLSDLAAYVDDGNYDLSVAVEDDFYERNDGWPGLVDHYDFDDEALAEWEQADGVVVVNVGLTYDEVELGTADLGVAYSTNAQLATYELELLEDDDHFWPAYNPIPVISEEASSPDVRDELNRIGSAIGGPRTMQELNARVDVDGEDPQDVATSFLTEQGLI; encoded by the coding sequence ATGACTAAATATAAAACTGATGTATTTTCGCGCCGATCGCTCCTCTCTGCTGGGGGAGCAGTCGCCAGTGCGGGGCTGCTTGCAGGCTGTTCCGCTGTCGAGAACTCGAGTGTGAACGGGGGCGACTCGCTCGAGGTCGTAGTCGGGTCGAAGAACTTCACCGAATCGATTCTCTTGAGCTACATGGCGTACGAGCTACTCGACGCGAACACCGACGCCAGCGTGGTCGACGAGACAAACTACGGCAACAACGCGGAGACGTGGGGCGCGTTCGAGGACGGCACCATCGACTTCTACTGGGACTATACCGGGACGCTGTGGCTCACGAACCCACCCCAGAACGACGAGCCAGTTATCGGTCAGGAAGAACAGTACGAAGCCGTCAAAGAGGAGGCAGAGGCCGAACACGACCTCGAGGTACTCGATATGGCGCCGTTCGAAAACACCTGGGCACTCGTCACCCATCAGGAGACGATCGCCGAGACTGGGATCGAGACGCTCAGCGATCTCGCGGCGTACGTCGACGACGGTAACTACGATCTGTCGGTCGCCGTGGAAGACGACTTCTACGAGCGAAACGACGGCTGGCCCGGGTTGGTCGATCACTACGACTTCGACGACGAAGCGCTCGCGGAGTGGGAGCAAGCAGACGGCGTCGTCGTCGTCAACGTCGGTCTGACCTACGACGAAGTCGAACTCGGGACCGCCGATCTCGGTGTCGCCTACAGCACGAACGCACAACTCGCGACGTACGAACTCGAACTGCTCGAGGACGACGACCACTTCTGGCCGGCGTATAACCCGATTCCGGTTATTTCCGAGGAGGCGAGTTCGCCGGACGTTCGGGACGAGCTGAACCGGATTGGTTCGGCAATCGGCGGTCCCAGAACGATGCAGGAACTGAACGCACGAGTCGACGTCGACGGCGAAGATCCCCAAGACGTCGCGACCTCGTTTCTCACCGAACAGGGGCTGATCTGA
- a CDS encoding disk-shape morphogenesis protein volactin: MGYGLDISPSAIRSATERSGEPVVESAAPPVASLEGRVPFDRGVFDDDTDAEALLEAALPDLLEGEKREERQEREDSDRVRYATPEPLAADDVSSVGHRETIESVLAGHGFEPTPIGKGFAVVYDQLSDDNYTGIGICIERQRTSFSLAYYGVPSRSFSIARGSTWVVDRVATETDYSPSTVRETLETFELDPETTGELEGAIADAYDELVGELVDVLADHADDGTLQDGVAVPIAIGGDGVVDGLEYLVGGRIDAAGLPLSIRGVRLADEPAESAVRGAFAAARDDIDAGTSAWPAETNVESTESADGTDVSDADDGAEPDADKNGITDSSGESISFDDATVVNGSGSAGRNRANDALDSLLDQLSAHEERLEAIDEEADAIRTDLVALEDRAASSEQMAKLDDRLTTVADDLATVEEQTIENVTDALDALEVDLASLDADFAGLSETVADLEPLEDDLEELSDRVVDLANDAETFETELGALEETVAKHGDQFDEHDERLGDHDGRLEDHDGRLDNYDGRLEDHDGRLEDYDGRLDKHDGRLDDHDGRLDDHDGRIDDHDERFDDHDERFDDHDGRLDDHDERFDDHDGRLDDHDERFDDHDGRLDDHDERFDDHDGRLAEASDRIGDLSATIEDVPEQLKTIESDTKALESDVETLEDSVAEHGTRLERQDDTIEATTERVTALSGTVDETTARLEVVADETTSLESDVETLEGVLGDVDDRVAEFAERVDEQDGRIDDVDGKIADLTDDIEAISTAIESLGSLEADLEEVTETVVALESLESRFDELSEAVDDIEPLETDLEELSATVTDLESSLGDDLDEVTSRLESVAGNVEALEGDLDGFETQVSEFDDRFDAQDARIDGVSGRLSELSERAESIESSLANDVDELSARLETVVDETATVENDIEGVEGRFDEFDGRLGEHDDRLEDLAQQLVDLADETESIGSLEADLEALSAAVAALESENDGDGPTDAGSSSGSALVMPTLAGGGGAGVVSGGAVALAGDVTIGAGAVALGVVLVLVALVLYR, encoded by the coding sequence ATGGGATACGGTCTCGATATTTCGCCGAGTGCGATACGATCAGCGACCGAGCGATCCGGAGAGCCAGTGGTCGAGTCGGCTGCTCCGCCGGTCGCCTCGCTCGAAGGGCGCGTTCCGTTCGATCGTGGTGTCTTCGACGACGATACCGACGCCGAAGCGCTGCTCGAAGCGGCACTTCCGGACCTGCTCGAGGGGGAAAAGAGAGAAGAGAGACAAGAAAGGGAAGACAGTGACCGCGTCCGGTACGCGACGCCGGAACCGCTGGCCGCAGATGATGTCTCGAGTGTTGGCCACCGTGAGACGATCGAGTCGGTGCTAGCCGGACATGGGTTCGAGCCGACGCCGATCGGCAAGGGATTTGCCGTCGTCTACGATCAGTTGTCGGACGACAACTACACCGGGATCGGCATCTGCATCGAGCGCCAGCGGACGAGTTTCTCGCTTGCCTACTACGGTGTTCCGTCCCGTTCGTTTTCGATCGCACGCGGAAGCACGTGGGTAGTCGATCGCGTCGCGACCGAAACCGACTACTCGCCGTCGACGGTGCGCGAAACACTCGAGACGTTCGAACTCGACCCGGAAACGACAGGTGAACTCGAGGGTGCGATCGCGGACGCCTACGACGAACTCGTCGGTGAACTCGTCGACGTCCTCGCGGACCACGCCGACGACGGCACGCTCCAGGACGGCGTCGCTGTCCCCATTGCGATCGGTGGTGACGGCGTGGTCGACGGGCTCGAGTATCTCGTCGGAGGGCGGATCGACGCTGCGGGGTTGCCGCTGTCGATCCGTGGTGTCCGGTTGGCAGACGAGCCGGCGGAGAGCGCCGTCCGTGGAGCGTTCGCGGCCGCACGAGACGACATCGACGCCGGGACTAGCGCCTGGCCCGCCGAAACCAACGTCGAGTCCACCGAATCGGCCGATGGGACCGACGTGAGCGACGCGGACGACGGAGCGGAACCAGACGCCGATAAGAACGGAATCACCGACTCGAGTGGTGAGTCGATCTCGTTCGACGACGCAACCGTCGTCAACGGCAGCGGCTCCGCCGGGCGAAACCGGGCCAACGACGCGCTCGACTCGCTGCTCGACCAGCTTTCGGCACACGAGGAGCGACTCGAGGCGATCGACGAGGAGGCCGACGCGATCCGCACGGACCTCGTCGCTCTCGAGGATCGAGCCGCCTCGAGCGAGCAGATGGCGAAACTGGACGACCGCCTGACGACGGTGGCCGACGACCTCGCCACGGTAGAGGAGCAGACGATCGAGAACGTGACCGACGCGCTTGACGCGCTCGAGGTCGATCTCGCGTCGCTCGATGCCGACTTCGCGGGTCTGTCGGAGACGGTCGCGGATCTCGAACCACTGGAGGACGATCTCGAAGAGCTGTCGGATCGGGTTGTAGACCTCGCAAACGACGCCGAGACGTTCGAGACCGAACTCGGCGCACTCGAGGAGACGGTCGCCAAGCACGGTGACCAGTTCGACGAGCACGACGAGCGCCTCGGTGACCACGACGGGCGGCTCGAAGATCACGACGGGCGACTCGACAACTACGACGGGCGGCTCGAAGATCACGACGGGCGACTCGAGGACTACGACGGGCGGCTCGACAAGCACGACGGGCGGCTCGACGACCACGACGGGCGGCTCGACGACCACGACGGGCGGATCGACGACCACGACGAGCGATTCGACGACCACGACGAGCGATTCGACGACCACGACGGGCGACTCGACGACCACGACGAGCGATTCGACGACCACGACGGGCGACTCGACGACCACGACGAGCGATTCGACGACCACGACGGGCGACTCGACGACCACGACGAGCGATTCGACGACCACGACGGGCGACTCGCAGAGGCGTCCGACCGGATTGGGGACCTCTCGGCGACGATCGAGGACGTCCCAGAGCAACTGAAGACAATCGAATCAGACACAAAAGCTCTCGAGAGCGACGTGGAGACGCTCGAGGACTCGGTCGCCGAGCACGGCACCCGACTCGAACGACAGGACGACACCATCGAAGCGACCACCGAGCGAGTGACGGCTCTGTCGGGAACCGTCGACGAGACCACGGCCCGGCTCGAGGTCGTCGCCGACGAGACGACCTCCCTCGAGAGCGACGTGGAGACGCTCGAGGGTGTCCTCGGAGACGTCGACGACCGCGTTGCCGAGTTCGCCGAGCGCGTCGACGAGCAGGACGGCCGTATCGACGACGTCGACGGCAAGATCGCCGACCTCACAGACGACATCGAAGCGATATCGACAGCCATCGAGAGCCTCGGGTCGCTCGAGGCCGATCTCGAAGAGGTGACGGAAACGGTTGTGGCCCTCGAGTCGCTCGAGTCCAGATTCGACGAGCTATCGGAGGCTGTCGACGACATCGAGCCGCTCGAGACCGATCTCGAGGAGCTATCGGCGACAGTTACCGACCTCGAGTCGTCGCTGGGCGATGACCTCGACGAGGTGACGAGCCGACTCGAGTCCGTCGCTGGTAACGTCGAGGCCCTCGAGGGCGACCTCGACGGTTTCGAGACGCAGGTCTCGGAGTTCGACGACCGCTTCGACGCACAGGACGCCAGGATCGACGGCGTCTCCGGCCGTCTTTCGGAACTGTCCGAACGAGCGGAATCGATCGAGTCGTCGCTGGCGAACGACGTCGACGAACTGTCGGCACGCCTCGAGACGGTCGTGGACGAGACGGCGACGGTCGAAAACGACATCGAAGGCGTCGAGGGTCGATTCGACGAGTTCGACGGTCGACTCGGTGAGCACGACGACCGACTCGAGGACCTGGCACAGCAACTCGTCGATCTGGCGGACGAAACCGAATCGATCGGATCTCTCGAGGCCGATCTCGAAGCGTTGTCGGCGGCGGTCGCTGCACTCGAGTCCGAGAACGACGGCGACGGACCGACCGATGCCGGATCGAGTTCGGGATCGGCTCTCGTGATGCCGACGCTCGCTGGCGGTGGCGGTGCCGGCGTCGTCTCCGGCGGTGCCGTTGCACTTGCCGGCGACGTGACGATCGGTGCGGGGGCAGTCGCCCTCGGCGTCGTGCTCGTTCTCGTGGCACTGGTTCTCTACCGCTGA
- a CDS encoding acyl-CoA mutase large subunit family protein: MFDSDELEEIRASKEEWHEEEVEPVLEHFGERTEIFTTDTGGQEVDRLYTPDDVADLDYEADLGNPGEPPYTRGVYSTGYRGRLWTMRQYAGFSTPEDTNERYHYLLDQGQTGLSMAFDLPTQMGYDSDAGMAAGEVGKAGVAIDSLSDMETVFDGIPLGEVSTSMTINAPASVLLAMYIAVGDEQGVDRAELRGTIQNDLLKEYIARNTYIYPPEPSMRIITDIFEFCAAETPKFNTISISGYHIREAGSTAAQELAFTLGNGIEYVEAALDAGLDVDEFAPQLSFFFNGHNNIFEEVAKFRAARRMWHDIMEERFDADDPNSKQLKFHTQTAGSMLTAQQIENNVVRVAYQALAAVLGGTQSLHTNGKDEALALPTEESVRTALRTQQILAHESGAADTIDPLAGSYYVESLTDEVEEEAYEILEEVDDRGGMLEAVEQQWVQRQIQDTAFDRQKEIEEKERIIVGVNEFEIEDAEPEMDVQEVTEEDEQRQVDSLESVREDRDDEAVDAALEELRDAARGDENLMPYIISAVKAYATVGEICNVFREEFGEHQPGSAM, from the coding sequence ATGTTCGATTCTGACGAACTCGAGGAGATCCGTGCCAGCAAAGAGGAGTGGCACGAGGAAGAAGTAGAGCCGGTCCTCGAGCACTTCGGTGAGCGCACGGAGATATTCACCACGGACACAGGGGGACAGGAAGTCGACCGGCTCTACACGCCGGACGATGTCGCGGATCTCGACTACGAGGCGGATCTGGGGAACCCGGGTGAACCGCCGTATACGCGCGGGGTATATTCGACCGGCTACCGTGGTCGGCTGTGGACGATGCGCCAGTACGCCGGGTTCTCGACGCCCGAAGACACTAACGAGCGCTATCACTACCTGCTCGATCAGGGCCAGACCGGGCTCTCGATGGCCTTCGACCTGCCGACCCAGATGGGCTACGATTCCGACGCCGGAATGGCGGCCGGCGAGGTCGGGAAGGCCGGTGTCGCGATCGACTCGCTTTCGGACATGGAGACTGTCTTCGACGGCATTCCGTTGGGCGAAGTCTCGACCTCGATGACGATCAACGCGCCGGCCTCGGTTCTGCTGGCGATGTACATCGCGGTCGGCGACGAGCAAGGCGTCGACCGCGCCGAGTTGCGGGGGACGATCCAGAACGACCTCCTCAAAGAGTACATCGCGCGAAACACCTACATTTACCCGCCCGAACCCTCGATGCGGATCATCACTGACATCTTCGAGTTCTGTGCCGCGGAGACGCCGAAGTTCAACACGATCTCTATCTCGGGCTATCACATCCGCGAGGCTGGTTCGACGGCCGCCCAGGAACTGGCTTTCACGCTGGGCAACGGCATCGAGTACGTCGAAGCCGCACTCGACGCCGGCCTCGACGTCGACGAGTTCGCGCCCCAGCTTTCTTTCTTTTTCAACGGCCACAACAACATCTTCGAGGAGGTCGCGAAGTTCCGCGCCGCCCGCCGGATGTGGCACGACATCATGGAAGAGCGGTTCGACGCCGACGATCCCAACTCCAAACAGCTCAAGTTCCACACCCAGACAGCCGGCTCGATGCTGACTGCCCAACAGATCGAGAACAACGTCGTCCGCGTCGCCTACCAGGCGCTTGCAGCCGTCCTCGGAGGGACCCAGAGCCTTCACACGAACGGGAAAGACGAGGCACTCGCGTTGCCTACCGAAGAGTCCGTGCGCACGGCATTGCGTACCCAGCAAATCCTCGCCCACGAATCCGGCGCGGCCGACACCATCGACCCGCTTGCCGGCAGCTACTACGTCGAGTCACTAACCGACGAGGTCGAGGAAGAAGCCTACGAGATCTTGGAGGAAGTCGACGACCGCGGCGGCATGCTGGAAGCCGTCGAACAACAGTGGGTGCAGCGTCAGATCCAGGACACTGCCTTCGACCGCCAGAAGGAGATCGAAGAGAAAGAACGCATCATCGTCGGCGTCAACGAGTTCGAGATCGAGGACGCAGAACCCGAGATGGACGTCCAGGAAGTCACCGAGGAAGACGAACAACGGCAAGTCGACAGTCTCGAGTCCGTCCGCGAGGACCGCGACGACGAGGCCGTCGACGCCGCGCTCGAGGAACTGCGCGACGCGGCCCGCGGCGACGAAAACCTCATGCCGTACATCATCAGCGCGGTGAAGGCCTACGCGACGGTCGGCGAGATCTGTAACGTGTTTCGCGAGGAGTTCGGCGAGCACCAGCCCGGAAGCGCGATGTAG
- the glnA gene encoding type I glutamate--ammonia ligase has translation MANGKLTSADKKVLDEIEENDVDFLRLQFTDILGTVKNVAVPARQAEKAFTEGIYFDGSSIEGFVRIQESDMRLVPDPDTFAILPWRADEESAAARMICDVYDTSTDEPFEGDPRHVLKQAIDRAKEMGYEVNFAPEPEFFMFEEDETGRATTETADHGGYFDLAPKDLASDVRRDIIYGLEDMGFEIEASHHEVARGQYEINFEYEDALATADNVATFRTVVRAIAAQHDLHATFMPKPIPKINGSGMHTHMSLLEESGENAFHDEDDEFNLSDTARSYLAGVLEHAPAITAVANPTVNSYKRLVPGYEAPVYVAWSDRNRSALVRKPAARVPAASRIELRSPDPSCNPYLAFAVMIHAGLDGIERDLECPDPIRENIYEFDEQKRKEYGIDTLPSNLGEAVDALEKDEIIYEALGDHVAPKFVEAKSQEFEEYLVDVSEWEIDRYLETF, from the coding sequence ATGGCAAACGGAAAGCTGACTTCGGCAGACAAGAAGGTACTGGACGAAATCGAGGAAAACGACGTCGACTTCCTCAGGCTCCAGTTCACAGACATCCTGGGAACGGTCAAAAACGTCGCCGTTCCGGCACGGCAGGCGGAGAAAGCCTTTACGGAGGGGATCTACTTCGACGGCTCCTCGATCGAGGGCTTCGTCCGTATCCAGGAATCGGACATGCGTCTGGTTCCCGACCCCGATACGTTTGCGATCCTCCCGTGGCGAGCGGACGAGGAGAGTGCTGCCGCCCGGATGATCTGTGACGTTTACGACACGTCGACGGACGAGCCCTTCGAGGGTGATCCGCGACACGTCCTCAAACAGGCGATAGACCGCGCCAAAGAGATGGGCTACGAGGTCAACTTCGCACCCGAACCCGAATTCTTCATGTTCGAAGAAGACGAGACGGGTCGCGCGACGACCGAGACCGCCGACCACGGCGGCTACTTCGACCTCGCGCCCAAAGACCTCGCCTCGGACGTCCGCCGGGACATCATCTACGGACTCGAGGACATGGGCTTCGAGATCGAGGCCAGCCACCACGAGGTCGCCCGCGGTCAGTACGAGATCAACTTCGAGTACGAGGACGCACTGGCGACCGCGGACAACGTCGCAACCTTCCGCACCGTCGTCCGTGCCATCGCCGCCCAGCATGACCTTCACGCGACCTTCATGCCAAAGCCGATCCCGAAGATCAACGGCTCGGGGATGCACACCCACATGTCGCTGCTGGAGGAAAGCGGCGAGAACGCCTTCCACGACGAGGACGACGAGTTCAACCTCAGCGACACCGCACGGTCGTATCTCGCGGGCGTCCTCGAGCACGCTCCCGCGATCACGGCAGTCGCGAACCCAACGGTAAACAGCTACAAGCGCCTGGTGCCAGGCTACGAGGCACCAGTCTACGTCGCCTGGTCCGACCGCAATCGGTCGGCGCTCGTCCGCAAGCCCGCAGCACGCGTCCCCGCAGCCAGCCGCATCGAACTGCGCTCGCCAGACCCCTCGTGTAACCCTTATCTCGCTTTCGCCGTCATGATCCACGCCGGTCTCGACGGGATCGAACGCGACCTCGAGTGTCCGGACCCGATCAGGGAGAACATCTACGAGTTCGACGAGCAAAAGCGCAAGGAGTACGGCATCGACACGCTCCCCTCGAACCTCGGCGAGGCCGTCGACGCCCTGGAGAAAGACGAAATCATCTACGAGGCGCTGGGTGATCACGTCGCACCGAAGTTCGTCGAAGCAAAAAGCCAGGAGTTCGAGGAGTACCTCGTCGACGTCTCCGAGTGGGAGATTGACCGCTACCTCGAGACGTTCTGA
- a CDS encoding aldo/keto reductase encodes MVLGPDESAVTVSTDGPEIPTLGFGTARMTGGDCKRAVETALEVGYRHIDTAQMYDNEAAVGEAIADSDVDRDDVFVCTKVHPDNATRENVLASTRASLERLGVATVDLLLLHAPSDRVPLEETLGAMNDLQSEDVVDHIGVSNFGVDDLERARNLSETPIVTNQVKYHPYHHQDDLLEYCTDESVCLTAHTPLAEGAVPGDDRLEEIGKAYGKSAAQVALRWLVQQPPVVAIPKASRPKHAEANAAIFEFELTDEEMDAVGDLGGGHWSQLAARLGLR; translated from the coding sequence ATGGTACTGGGACCGGACGAGTCGGCGGTAACCGTCTCCACCGATGGCCCCGAAATCCCGACGCTCGGCTTCGGGACGGCACGCATGACCGGTGGCGACTGTAAACGTGCCGTCGAAACCGCCCTCGAGGTCGGCTATCGCCATATCGACACCGCTCAGATGTACGACAACGAGGCGGCCGTCGGGGAGGCGATCGCCGACAGCGATGTCGACCGCGATGACGTGTTCGTCTGCACGAAGGTTCATCCCGACAACGCGACCCGCGAGAACGTGCTCGCCTCGACGCGGGCCAGCCTCGAGCGACTCGGCGTCGCGACGGTCGACTTGCTCCTGTTGCACGCGCCGAGCGATCGTGTGCCACTCGAGGAGACTCTCGGCGCGATGAACGACCTCCAGTCCGAGGACGTCGTCGACCACATCGGCGTCAGCAACTTCGGGGTCGACGACCTCGAGCGCGCCCGCAACCTGTCGGAGACACCGATCGTGACGAACCAGGTGAAATACCACCCCTACCATCATCAAGACGACCTGCTCGAGTATTGTACCGACGAGAGCGTCTGCCTGACGGCCCACACTCCGCTGGCAGAAGGTGCGGTCCCCGGCGATGACCGACTCGAAGAGATCGGCAAAGCGTACGGCAAGTCCGCCGCGCAGGTGGCGCTGCGATGGCTCGTCCAGCAGCCGCCGGTGGTCGCGATTCCGAAGGCCTCACGTCCCAAACACGCCGAAGCCAACGCCGCCATCTTCGAGTTCGAACTCACCGACGAAGAGATGGACGCGGTCGGCGATCTGGGTGGTGGTCACTGGAGCCAGTTGGCGGCGCGACTCGGTTTGCGGTGA